The Equus quagga isolate Etosha38 chromosome 2, UCLA_HA_Equagga_1.0, whole genome shotgun sequence genome has a window encoding:
- the OXA1L gene encoding mitochondrial inner membrane protein OXA1L: MAVVLMCGRRELLRLLRPQRQFHRVAGPSQWPRRPLTAGLLFPAGRCCGRPHYVLLAASGPRGLSTSAVWFAEAQVQVPPVIPATPSPPAVTEVASGETADVVQAAAEQSFAELGLGSYTPVGLIQNLLEFMHVNLGLPWWGAIAACTVLARCLVFPLIVKGQREAAKIHNHLPEIQKFSTRIREAKLAGDHAEFYKASSEMTLYQKKHDVKLFRPLILPLTQAPIFISFFIALREMANLPVPSLQTGGLWWFQDLTLSDPTYVLPLVVTATMWGVLELGAETGMQSSDVQWMRNVIRLMPLAVLPITIHFPSAVFMYWLSSNMFSLGQVACLRIPAVRTVLKIPQRVVHDSDKLLPREGFFKSFKRGWKNAEMAHQLQERERRMQNHLELAARGPLRQTFTHNPLVQPGKNHPPNTPNSSSTKPKSKQPWRDTLG, from the exons ATGGCGGTGGTATTGATGTGCGGACGCCGGGAGCTTCTGCGCCTGCTACGGCCGCAGCGTCAG TTCCACCGCGTCGCAGGGCCGTCGCAGTGGCCCCGGAGACCGCTGACCGCTGGGCTCCTGTTCCCCGCCGGCCGGTGCTGCGGGCGCCCGCACTATGTCCTCCTCGCGGCCTCCGGCCCCCGTGGCCTCAGTACCTCTGCCGTCTGGTTCGCAGAAGCCCAG GTTCAGGTTCCTCCAGTCATTCCTGcaactccctcccctccagcGGTGACTGAGGTGGCTTCTGGAGAGACTGCAGATGTAGTTCAAGCTGCTGCAGAACAGAGCTTCGCTGAACTGGGGCTGGGGTCATACACCCCAGTGGGACTGATCCAGAACTTACTAGAATTTATGCATGTTAACCTCGGCTTACCTTGGTGGGGAGCCATTGCTGCAT GTACAGTCCTTGCCCGCTGCCTGGTGTTTCCTCTCATCGTGAAGGGCCAACGAGAGGCAGCCAAGATCCACAACCACCTGCCAGAGATCCAGAAGTTTTCCACTCGGATCAGAGAGGCCAAGTTGGCAGGAGACCATGCTGAGT TTTACAAGGCCTCCTCGGAGATGACACTTTACCAGAAAAAGCATGATGTTAAACTCTTTAGACCTCTCATTCTACCTCTGACTCAG GCCCCGATCTTCATCTCCTTCTTCATTGCTTTGAGAGAAATGGCCAACCTTCCTGTGCCCAGCCTGCAGACAGGTGGCCTCTGGTGGTTCCAAGATCTCACCCTATCTGACCCCACCTACGTATTACCACTGGTAGTCACTGCTACAATGTGGGGTGTCCTTGAG ttaGGTGCTGAGACTGGTATGCAAAGTTCTGATGTTCAGTGGATGAGAAATGTTATCAGATTGATGCCCCTGGCAGTCCTGCCCATAACTATCCATTTCCCCTCG gcGGTGTTCATGTATTGGCTCTCCTCCAATATGTTCTCCCTGGGCCAGGTGGCTTGCCTCCGGATCCCAGCTGTACGCACTGTGCTTAAAATCCCCCAGCGTGTTGTGCATGACTCTGACAAATTACTTCCACGGGAAGGCTTCTTCAAGAGCTTCAAAAGAG GCTGGAAGAATGCTGAAATGGCACATCAGCTACAAGAGCGGGAGCGACGCATGCAGAATCACCTGGAGCTAGCAGCCAGGG gTCCCTTACGACAGACCTTTACCCACAACCCCCTGGTACAGCCTGGCAAGAATCACCCTCCCAACACCCCTAACAGCAGCAGCACCAAACCAAAGTCAAAGCAGCCCTGGCGTGACACGCTTGGCTGA